The genomic region AGCTCTGTCACTGTCAGGCAATTTCATTCCTCGTCGTGAATTGATAAAACAAAATTCACGATAATTAAAGCCTTAAAGACGTGCAGACTATTTATCTTAATGATATCTACTGATAAGAAAGTATACCCTTAAAACCTGTGCCACGAATTGTGTAAAAATCGATTTATTATTCCGAACTAGACTTAACCTTGACAAAATGTACTCACTATTCTTTGATAAgcatcttgtatatttattttgtttcactTAAATGCACATTAGACCAAACAGTTCACACTCACGACAAATTAACTTATCACAGAACCTGACTTGAGCGATGGCCcgattattgtaattttaatctaTGACCAATCTTCTACGAGCGAATTATGACAGGGCGCATGCTTCGTGACGCAACGGATATTACGTCAACATTTTCAGATGCGTTCAAGATATGTTCTTTCAATGTGTATATTATGCTATGCGCATAGGCATGTATTCAATAAATCTATTAATTAAATTCTGGTataaatacattatattatatttattatattttattttatactgtaatATCTATTTTTAAATACCGTGAAGAGTAGTGTTTAATCTGTGGTCAAATCAGATTGAAATTTGACGTGACGTGCCGTGCGTCGATAGTGACGTACGTGTGCGGTGAGCAAACAATTTTTTCTCACGCGAAAAGCTGCATGTTGCTCGATTGCTAATCTAATTCCAAAGAAAATGCACTGATACATTTACATACGTTGGccttttaattaaattacttactGTGCCTATACCCTTTGAGATACTTTCGTCATTGGAAGACTCGACGGTTACCAAAATGAGTTTAGTAGGAAAAAAGTGCGAATCAATATCCCTATTGGAATCGAATACAGAAGACGTAATACCAAGTGATATTACTCCTGAAGATGTTTTAAGGCTGGATAGAATCACTGACACATATCTGTGCAGCCCTGAGGCTAACGTATACGATATAGATTTTACTAGATTCAAGATCCGCGATCTAGAAAGTGGGACAGTGTTGTTCGAGATAGCGAAACCGCCGACGGACTTCGGTGTGGACAGCGAGGGCGCCGAGGATGCTCCCGAGGAGCCCTTAGACCCGAATGCGGGCAGATTCGTGCGATATCAGTTCACCCCGCAATTTTTAAAGTTGAAGACTGTTGGGGCAACGTAAGTTACATTTattatctttgtttttattgttgTCAATTCACTGCACAATGGTTGTCAATTCACTGAAAATTCCCAGTAAAAGAAATAAGCTTACTATGACTAAATGTTATTTCAGTGTGGAGTTCACGGTGGGTTCGCGTCCTGTCAACCACTTCAGAATGATCGAGAAGCACTTCTTCAGAGACACCCTGCTGAAGACCTTTGACTTTGAGTTTGGATTCTGCATTCCGTTCTCCAGGAACACTTGTGAACACATATATGAGTTTCCTACACTGCCACCAGATCTAGGTAAAGTTTAATTGTACAATTTTTACATAACTACTAGCCTCTGCCTGCTACTtcgaataagaataagaattcgtttattcatggcaaactaaactacatttaatacaaacatattacaaaaagtatattttaaacagaaaTTATAGTTTACCCCGAAATGGGCCCCACCTCAGCATAATGCTTACAACTAACTAATTGAAAGGGAAGGTGGCTCAGCTAATGTCTGTGCCAAAAGACTACGGGGCACAGCGGCTCTAAAGACTTCCAGCAACAGACGGACGGATAATGCTAACCCGAAagtcagcgctggtcttccggcgAGACCATTTGTAGGCCACGAACGCAACCGTACAACACGACCCTATAAGTAAATGAACGCGAACGCGTCCACTTTGCGCTCTGCGCCAACTGCGCCTGCGCGTACATGTCAAAATGTCATGATGACCTACAAGACTTACTTCGCCCATATACGCCTCCTAAATTAGTTGTACAACACACGCATTAATGGGCTTACTGTGACACTAGGTGGATTTGTGTGTGAttgtcttataatatttatttatatagaagtagttaaaaacttttatcaatTTCAACCAATTCCAATTTTCATTGGATTGAATGTCAAAATATCCTTAGAAGGTAATAAGTGTCAAATTTCATGGTCTTTGGTCCTATCTTCAACggttatttggggcattatctatgaaaagggaccttattgtcgatggcgcttacgccgcacagcgtcgcgtggcattgtatttataccggagcatcgttaataatggcctaagcgccatcgacaataaggtcccttttcatagataacgtcacatttaggcTGTGTATTGTCTCAATACTTACGTCTCTGTGataaaatgtaatgtaaaaGAGCAATTCACGGTAATATGTATTTGCTATGAGAAAACTAAACATGTCCAAAAATTACAAATGAAATCAATCCTCTGTCTTTCAAATGTGCGCTTAATGTGTGCGATTTTAATCTAATGAATTAATACCTTATGTGTTATGTTGCTAGGTAACTATTTGTGAAACAAAATTCGAGCACATATCAGCTTCGGAAAGCGCATCGACGCAGTGGTCCTTCAATGTTAGGCAATTTTTACTTTAGACATTGGTTCTATAAATGATTAACATTATCATTTTTACTTTTCAGTTGAAGAGATGATTGCAGCACCATTTGAGACATGCTCCGACAGCTTCTACTTTGTTGACAACCAGCTGGTCATGCATAACAAGGCTGATTACGCCTACAATGGAGGTATCAACAACTAAAGGTGCACTGTAATGTAACAGGCCATATTTTGTAAATCTGTGGCCACTTGGCCAGTAACTATGCGTGTCATGCTTTAGCACAGGGGTTGGCAAACAGTGGCTCACAAGCTTAAGGATTCTTTGTAGGGTTCCTTACCAAAAAATGGTAAAAAGGAAACCTATAGTGcgactctgtctgtctgtaacaTGGCTAAATATCTCGGGAACTACTACTTATGCTATCAATTTGGAATCATTATTAAGAAGGCTAACCCAGACGCATtgaaagtgtatttttttttatttgaaggtGCAATGACTGTTCTTCTGGTgccccaaaaatttgtatttaaCTTTATTATTCTTTAATCTCCAAGTTTTTTCCGATACGACCCCTGTATTAAGATATAGTAAGACGCCCATAGTTGCTTACGTTTACGTGTGCCGTAATTCAACACAATTATTGCAAAAACATTCAAAGTTTCGTGTTTACACAATATTTTAATGATTGGCACTAAACTTTTTAAAGCATTGGATTTTGTCCAAGACACATAATTTGCAATTCATATTTTGATATTCCGGTATAGAATACAAGGAATATTTTTCTCACATAAGTACACTATGTGTAACAAATGATCTcaaaatttgtatttatttgtttataataatataatgctCTAAGCAATTATTGGTTTATTTAAGAACTGAATAAAAATATCTTAATCCTTTCAACATTAATGTGTTCAATATAATGGTTTTAAAATGGGTATACAAAGTTGAAATttataaaactattatttcTTGTACTTATAAATACATCATGCTCATGAGCCGTGACAAATAGATCATTAATAGAAACTAAACATGTATGTTTATACTATTCCGAACTGTAAGAAGTGTTAAAttacagggatcggataccggtattttttgtacaaaaactgtattttttcgttctttgctaattatttcatttctaattgggcaatctaataatacgaagtcgttacctaaaaacacaacggagtcctacatttcgagtacctataaaataatccgaaaaatatggttattacgAGGTTTTTGCAGAAAACCGGGTCCGATCCCTGTTAAATTACATTTGCGCCTAGCATTTATAATGGACTTTTCATAAGTTATCACTAGAGCACTCAATGTTTGATGTTCACtgaatttttgaattttattttttattataatgacaTAACTATTGAATGAGCGACTCTGTTCTAGCTCTTATAATGTTACTAGTGTCCTTATTATAGAAGGCGTGATATGTATTAAAAAGGATTAgaacttatatacataattcaCTGGAAAGAGTGGCTAGAGTACAGTTGCAGTGGGATTATTCTATTTCTCTTAATGtagcttttttattaatataataatatttatttatataatattattgtgaTGTTGTAATTTGTTCATGATTCAcagaccatttttagggttccgtacccaaagggtaaaaacgggaccctattatccgtccgtccgtccgtccgtctgtcaccaggctgtatctcacgaaccgtgatagctagacagttgaaattttcacagatgatgtatttctgttgctgctataacaacaaatactaaaaacagaataaaataaagatttaagtggggctcccatacaacaaacgtgatttttgaccgaagttaagcaacgtcgggcggggtcagtacttagatgggtgaccgtttttttgcttgttttgctctattttttgttgatggtgcggaaccctccgtgcgcgagtccgactcgcacttggccggttttttttgtaattaactataattttttcatattttagaaATAGTTACAAATACGTAAATTGGGTGCAGAATAGGAAAAGAGTTTAATATTTGACCTACAGCGGTTGAATGGTTAAACCACAACTAAGTCTTTAAGTCTAGAGAAAAAGAATAATACCACTGTACTATTAGAGATGTTAAAATGTGTGCTTAACCAGTTATATCTAGTCATTATTGTTAGTCCACCAGATTGAATATAGGTACCGAAAACTGAAATGCTGTCTACCACATTGAATATAGGTACCGAAAACGGAAATGCTGTCTACCAGATTgaagataggtacctaaaactTGCTTATGAGAAGAGTCAGAAGGATAACCAATGTTAACAACTACAGGGACTGAGAATTCGAAAAGGgtatttacatataaaaaaagattgtatatgtaatatgtatggtACTTGTTATCAAGTGAATTTAAAacgaaaaatatgtatgtacttaaaaGCTAACTGTAGGAATAAATAATTTGGTAATTACAAcataaattatgttattaattaaaattttgtaaaatatattaattaccAGTTATACCAGTTCTAATTCAGTGCTAGTTCTTTTGTACGACAATATCTGAGAAATAAAACGCTTGAAAGTTTGAATGACAATCGTTCAAAAATCTTATTTTGAACCAATATTATTTGGTGACAGTGACCCGctttccatatattttcttcTAAATTAAAACGCgctatcttacaatttaatgtaAGAATttctataataattaaaatggaAAACCCCAAAATATTGTCTCATTTTAAGCCGTCCAACATTGTTTACAAGACTCCTTgctgaataataaatatgaaaCTGTAAAATGTGTTCATTTCATgtaaatttataattcaaatattctggggtaaaatcaaaaattaatataattttgtagGTGCCTAGCCTTAACATTTTGTTACTGATTATCTATTTAGGTGCTTACAAAATAATTATCAGAGAAATAAATCAATCAGACGTTATTTATTCAACTCTGTAAAGTAGGTAGGAGCAATGATTACCTGCCTGGGTGAGAAATTGAGAATGCTACGAGTAAAAACATTCGAGATAGAGAGAGATTTTCAAAAGTGATAGTTTAAGATTGTATAAAACGTATATGAAATAAGTCCTCAAAACTGCGCAAAAATTAAATCCTATGAGAACAAGccatataacaaaaaatatgggaTTTCCCATTTCCgccttatttttattacaattaaggCATTATGTGTGTGACTTTTAATAACAATTGTACCTAAATAAGTAAGTGGAATTAATGAGTGGATTTCGTTAGAaactatatttttcacctcagcagctcgaacaagggtacattgctacttaaaaacagtgagcaaaatcgcatattgctcactgagtgagcaaaatcgcattttgttcattttgtctcactcagtgagcaaaatgcgattttgctcactgtttttaagtagcaaagtacccttgttcgagctgctgaggtgaaaacttaattgttggtatatcttaagaaaacatgagtgaatagaggtaagtgatgaagaaggaatacatttttctctaatatgttctcactgctgaggtgaaaagttgtgtgaactacacgagatcaaagttatttacatctcgtgcgcttttgagtcccttactccgcttagtatagaatctttcgcttgcacgggactcaaaataagcactcgaagaaatatcaaactttgatctcttgttgtacaaataactattgatgtCTTAAAACACTCGCTCCGCTCAAGATAATTTTCTCGCCCGGgtccaaaaaataatttgttccTTTGTGAAAAATTGTACTAGGTACTATTACAGTTTTTTTGCAACCAAATTGGGTCACGATCTCCTGAAAAGCTTTACTATTAACAAATGCATTTATGACGAACGACTGAAAGTTGTATGCTTAGTACCATACTTGTCAGTTGCcatacgcaacgcaacgcatgacaagtatggttctaagcata from Cydia amplana chromosome 19, ilCydAmpl1.1, whole genome shotgun sequence harbors:
- the LOC134657049 gene encoding protein unc-119 homolog yields the protein MSLVGKKCESISLLESNTEDVIPSDITPEDVLRLDRITDTYLCSPEANVYDIDFTRFKIRDLESGTVLFEIAKPPTDFGVDSEGAEDAPEEPLDPNAGRFVRYQFTPQFLKLKTVGATVEFTVGSRPVNHFRMIEKHFFRDTLLKTFDFEFGFCIPFSRNTCEHIYEFPTLPPDLVEEMIAAPFETCSDSFYFVDNQLVMHNKADYAYNGGINN